In the Candidatus Deferrimicrobium sp. genome, ACAGCAACTCCCGCACCACCTCTTCCCGGTCCCCCCCGCGAAGCAGCGGACGCCCGAGATCCCCGGCAAGCCGCTCGAGAAGGGTTTCCACGGCGGCCTCGAGGTAAACCACCGGCGCGTACGAACGGAGAAGAACCCGGTTCTCCTCATCGGAGAACGCCCCTCCCCCCGTCGCGATCACGCACCCTTTCACGGAGAGAGCCTCGCGAAGGGCCGCTTTCTCCCGCTCGCGAAACGCCGGTTCCCCCTCCCGCGCGAACAGATCCCGGATGGGGAATCCGGTCGCCGACTCGATCCGCTCGTCCACGTCGACGAACGGGGCGCCGAACCTG is a window encoding:
- a CDS encoding shikimate kinase, whose protein sequence is MNRGASFPGVVLVGFMGSGKSSVGRELSRRFGAPFVDVDERIESATGFPIRDLFAREGEPAFREREKAALREALSVKGCVIATGGGAFSDEENRVLLRSYAPVVYLEAAVETLLERLAGDLGRPLLRGGDREEVVRELLSRRVPGYRTADVTVRTDGRTVEEVAGQVADWIDRTEGRTG